A genomic segment from Argonema galeatum A003/A1 encodes:
- a CDS encoding cinnamycin family lantibiotic, whose amino-acid sequence MSVTLQTKPSIEYLEQLLQMAAIDADFSTELRNHPEAFGINVDMEFSLPMSVQKQDESFVELLNDALGQLDIMAQCASTCSAGPLTIVCDGTTK is encoded by the coding sequence ATGTCCGTGACTTTACAAACAAAACCCTCAATAGAATACTTGGAACAGCTACTACAGATGGCTGCCATTGATGCCGATTTCTCCACTGAGCTTCGGAATCATCCAGAAGCATTTGGTATAAATGTAGACATGGAGTTTTCCCTACCGATGTCAGTCCAGAAGCAGGACGAATCCTTCGTGGAGTTGTTAAACGATGCTTTAGGGCAACTTGACATCATGGCACAGTGTGCATCTACCTGTAGCGCAGGACCCCTGACCATCGTCTGTGATGGAACAACCAAGTAA
- a CDS encoding Het-C domain-containing protein yields MPSPALAFKQPIHLEITKEVFRDFQVIASGETFKFTDYAINQILDANYHTDDLPNQFNSEMHFDDEDFPGGSKRVMDLKDQVISKVTSDSPQATSARNNLGTALHTVQDFYAHSNWVELGHSSPNINTKIGREIFSGADANTSTCPKDPGTLGGAGLSQLTSGYFIIDLESKICGVPPGKCRHGFLTCPSGLNKDDDSRPGFSTARALAVNATKDYLEQIFSDSRLAGNVNAIKLLMRIQN; encoded by the coding sequence ATGCCATCTCCAGCATTAGCTTTTAAGCAGCCAATTCACTTGGAAATCACCAAAGAGGTGTTCCGTGATTTCCAAGTGATTGCGAGCGGTGAAACTTTCAAATTTACTGATTATGCTATCAACCAAATTTTGGATGCAAATTATCATACAGACGATCTCCCCAATCAGTTTAATAGTGAGATGCATTTTGACGACGAAGACTTTCCGGGTGGTAGTAAACGGGTCATGGATCTCAAAGACCAAGTCATTAGCAAAGTGACCTCGGATTCTCCTCAAGCTACCTCAGCCCGTAACAATTTAGGGACTGCCTTACATACTGTCCAAGACTTTTATGCTCATAGCAACTGGGTAGAACTCGGTCATAGCAGCCCGAATATCAACACCAAAATAGGACGAGAAATATTCTCCGGAGCAGACGCAAACACCTCAACCTGTCCCAAAGATCCAGGGACTTTAGGTGGTGCGGGCTTAAGTCAACTAACTTCTGGATATTTCATCATCGATTTGGAATCCAAGATCTGTGGCGTTCCTCCAGGAAAGTGTCGTCATGGTTTCCTCACATGCCCTAGTGGACTCAACAAAGACGATGACAGTCGCCCTGGATTTTCTACAGCACGAGCCTTAGCTGTAAATGCTACCAAGGATTACCTCGAACAGATTTTCAGCGATTCTCGCCTAGCAGGTAATGTTAATGCCATCAAACTTTTGATGCGAATTCAGAACTAA
- a CDS encoding DurN family substrate-assisted peptide maturase: MNTGEKKDTSFRGLDRDEIRQIQMLMFLCLCLSPQSKLRQLLEMALAIPETETMAKAQATQCDDVSVDGLFNWLNVVFGQGDMTEPEKQLLEWQNDQTNMVPAIDELKTIESKLGFKISIQKNT, translated from the coding sequence ATGAATACAGGCGAGAAAAAAGATACGTCGTTTAGAGGTCTGGATCGAGATGAAATCCGACAAATACAGATGTTAATGTTCCTGTGTTTGTGTCTCTCACCCCAAAGTAAGCTACGTCAGTTGTTGGAAATGGCGTTAGCAATTCCTGAAACTGAAACAATGGCTAAGGCTCAGGCGACTCAGTGTGATGATGTGAGCGTGGATGGTCTGTTTAACTGGTTGAATGTGGTGTTTGGGCAAGGAGATATGACAGAGCCGGAAAAGCAATTGCTGGAGTGGCAGAACGATCAAACCAATATGGTACCCGCTATTGATGAACTTAAGACGATAGAAAGTAAGCTAGGTTTTAAGATTAGTATCCAGAAAAACACTTAG
- a CDS encoding type 2 lanthipeptide synthetase LanM family protein: protein MPNDSFFIKLACRASNLTERSIIVQKLSQSKTQAGWKTPLSPLDNWNIKKLTSKLAVQPVKEAFEKGTISQSLIDDLQKLLTDYKLAERNLDNLSDSDKLVFIELHRQWLQVYQAATATLDLPQDKFCQSEWYKKEIYYGKFAKVCEPFLRLLHKTLQPFCDAVDASGDNCQIHQQVVTDIELYLLNRFDMHLAWALEANINIYCSQNKIDKSTDNPDAYIAYLEKTFHTQEDYHRFYCQFPMLGRWLAQITFFVCHQGEELLQRLSCDRHQLSATFFEGKTISAIKSLKLGNSDYHGGGKSVVIVELELNNCEPATIVYKPRCVESEAAMQGLLEHFIQHQIVEFATYKVLCKEDYGYAEFIPSEKNYVDSKQAVERFYQQLGGFLGIFHVLGGGDLHHENILATDGNAFICDCETVLEAVPHGMDKSLGTVFDSVFKTAMLEWPRDDADDGKQMRISGYSGGESYELSYTVPKVNDHRMSFAVGIEHQGGVRIEVEATNRIYYKGQLVQPQDYKNEIVEGFNRVYEWFQQNPQQAQALITDLFSSSSVRFLNWGTQAYAKLIIAARHPKCLSEPLEVDLLFNTLKEHHRQWDEDGELAQMELAAMWQLDIPIFTTKAANSQDLIANYQQTLPNIVAITPVDNACRRIQKLSTENRIIQNQYIYTSLSPEEINSPYFIASAVNYAQQIGWQLCELLQPDTSKAPWQTCDYTATGKRLVDISADLYDGSAGICLFLAYLDAIQPQPEFRQAAERALSYAIEQRDTTFVGAYKGTGGLIYLLTHLAQLWNRPALLDLAVELSDEVKARIHQDQYFDILHGVAGLIPVMLNLAAATDGKGIDCAVLCAEHLLAEATRRGDTLSWRGGRPELARDNLTGFSHGGSGIGWALILLGSHLNQPKYITAARQAFAYEANHFDRQQHDWYDLRKSVITSEDPNQKHFANAWCNGAAGIGLSRIASWAALGKTDDDILRDAYMALNATVRNFSKLGNDSLCHGKAGNAELFLRVAKLRDEPYLQMEANVVAQAQWRNFEKARTWICGANTNDIFPDLMLGIAGIGMHFLRLAYPDRVPSPLLLDPPSQV from the coding sequence ATGCCCAATGATTCTTTTTTTATCAAATTAGCGTGCCGTGCTAGCAACCTAACAGAGCGGAGTATAATCGTCCAAAAACTATCTCAAAGCAAGACACAGGCGGGATGGAAAACACCTCTGAGTCCTCTGGATAACTGGAACATAAAGAAATTAACAAGTAAATTAGCTGTACAGCCAGTTAAGGAAGCTTTTGAGAAAGGAACCATTAGTCAATCGCTCATAGATGATTTACAAAAGCTGCTCACTGACTATAAATTAGCTGAACGAAATTTAGACAATTTATCTGATTCAGACAAATTAGTTTTCATCGAACTTCATCGTCAATGGTTGCAAGTGTACCAAGCAGCAACGGCAACCTTGGATTTACCACAAGACAAATTTTGCCAAAGTGAGTGGTACAAAAAAGAAATTTACTACGGAAAATTTGCTAAAGTTTGCGAACCGTTTTTGCGATTGTTGCACAAAACTTTGCAACCTTTTTGCGATGCAGTCGATGCATCTGGCGACAATTGTCAGATTCATCAGCAGGTAGTGACTGATATTGAGCTTTACTTGCTGAATCGGTTTGATATGCACCTAGCCTGGGCGCTGGAAGCTAATATCAATATTTACTGCTCTCAAAACAAGATTGACAAATCAACTGATAATCCTGATGCCTATATTGCCTATCTGGAAAAAACCTTTCATACCCAGGAGGATTATCATCGTTTTTATTGTCAGTTTCCCATGCTGGGACGTTGGTTAGCACAAATCACCTTTTTTGTGTGCCATCAGGGGGAAGAACTGTTGCAACGTTTGAGTTGCGATCGCCACCAACTGAGTGCGACTTTCTTTGAAGGTAAAACTATTTCAGCGATTAAATCCTTAAAATTAGGCAACTCTGATTATCATGGCGGTGGTAAGAGTGTCGTGATTGTGGAACTTGAACTGAACAATTGCGAACCCGCCACTATTGTTTACAAGCCTCGCTGTGTTGAATCGGAAGCAGCGATGCAAGGTTTGCTAGAACATTTTATTCAGCATCAAATTGTTGAGTTTGCGACTTATAAAGTTCTTTGTAAAGAGGACTATGGCTATGCTGAGTTTATCCCCTCAGAAAAAAATTATGTCGATAGCAAGCAAGCCGTTGAGCGATTCTACCAGCAACTTGGGGGATTTTTAGGTATTTTCCATGTCCTCGGCGGGGGCGATCTCCATCATGAAAACATTCTGGCAACTGATGGTAACGCTTTTATATGTGACTGTGAAACAGTTTTAGAAGCGGTTCCTCACGGCATGGATAAATCACTCGGAACAGTCTTTGATTCAGTGTTTAAGACTGCCATGTTGGAATGGCCTCGTGATGATGCTGATGATGGCAAACAGATGAGGATTAGCGGCTACAGTGGTGGCGAATCTTACGAACTCTCCTATACCGTCCCTAAGGTGAACGACCATCGGATGTCATTCGCCGTGGGAATCGAACATCAAGGCGGGGTACGGATTGAAGTTGAAGCCACCAATCGCATTTATTACAAAGGTCAGCTTGTACAACCCCAGGATTATAAAAACGAAATTGTGGAGGGGTTTAACCGAGTTTATGAGTGGTTTCAACAAAACCCACAGCAGGCACAAGCGCTCATCACAGACTTGTTCTCATCCTCCTCGGTGCGCTTTTTAAATTGGGGAACACAGGCATATGCTAAATTAATCATTGCTGCGCGACATCCAAAATGTCTTTCCGAACCACTGGAAGTAGATTTGCTTTTCAATACTTTAAAAGAACACCATCGGCAGTGGGACGAGGACGGAGAGTTGGCACAGATGGAACTAGCAGCAATGTGGCAATTAGATATCCCCATCTTTACTACCAAAGCCGCCAATAGCCAAGATTTGATTGCTAACTATCAACAAACACTGCCTAATATAGTAGCAATTACACCTGTGGATAACGCCTGCCGACGGATTCAGAAGTTGTCTACAGAAAACCGAATCATCCAAAATCAGTATATTTATACCAGTTTATCTCCTGAAGAAATTAATAGCCCCTATTTCATTGCCTCAGCTGTTAACTATGCTCAACAGATTGGCTGGCAATTGTGTGAACTGCTCCAACCTGACACCAGTAAGGCTCCGTGGCAAACCTGCGACTATACCGCCACTGGCAAACGCCTTGTGGATATCAGCGCCGATCTCTACGATGGCTCTGCTGGAATCTGCCTATTTTTGGCTTATTTAGATGCTATTCAACCACAACCAGAATTTCGCCAAGCCGCAGAGCGAGCCTTGTCATACGCCATAGAGCAACGCGATACTACGTTTGTTGGAGCTTATAAAGGGACAGGGGGGTTGATTTACTTATTGACCCACCTAGCTCAACTGTGGAACCGACCAGCACTGCTTGATCTGGCGGTAGAGTTGAGTGATGAAGTTAAAGCCAGAATTCATCAAGACCAATACTTTGATATTCTTCATGGCGTCGCCGGACTCATTCCCGTGATGCTAAATTTGGCAGCAGCGACTGACGGTAAAGGAATAGATTGTGCTGTGCTGTGCGCTGAACACCTGCTTGCGGAGGCAACTCGCAGAGGTGATACCTTGAGTTGGCGTGGTGGACGACCAGAACTAGCGCGAGACAATCTAACCGGATTTTCTCATGGGGGTAGTGGCATCGGTTGGGCGCTGATTTTGCTAGGTTCCCACCTCAATCAGCCGAAGTACATTACAGCAGCTCGTCAAGCGTTTGCCTATGAAGCCAATCACTTCGATCGACAACAGCACGATTGGTATGATTTACGCAAATCCGTGATTACATCAGAAGACCCAAACCAGAAACATTTTGCTAACGCTTGGTGCAACGGTGCAGCCGGAATCGGTTTGAGCCGGATTGCGAGTTGGGCAGCTTTAGGAAAAACTGATGACGATATATTGCGCGATGCTTACATGGCGCTCAATGCAACTGTGCGTAATTTTAGCAAACTTGGTAATGATTCGTTATGTCACGGCAAAGCGGGTAATGCTGAACTATTCCTGCGGGTTGCCAAGCTCAGGGACGAACCTTACTTACAGATGGAAGCCAATGTGGTTGCACAGGCGCAGTGGCGTAATTTTGAGAAGGCGCGAACCTGGATTTGCGGAGCGAATACGAACGATATTTTCCCTGATTTGATGCTTGGAATCGCAGGGATTGGAATGCACTTTTTGCGGCTAGCTTATCCAGATCGCGTCCCTTCACCGCTACTACTTGACCCACCTTCACAGGTATAG
- a CDS encoding FkbM family methyltransferase — protein sequence MIIVDVGAYDGKFSMPFAQDINNIVYAIELIPELVEQICSHNKSNIHVFCTAMGEQECESSFYINTSNLTSFFLAKYSTGNLESNVEEMEFKTRKVNVTRLDTFIKQNTIAEIDLLKINAPGYEFQVLKGAGKYIHSIQKILIQVYNNSIYKNVTSKEELVEYLTNKGFRLVYTPSLTEGLKENLEFVRINRYSIANQQLGYFDVKIPYVGVLRTPTNDCVGQFLEQGIFEGPEQAFLWLYLRPGDTFFDCGSHAGLFSCIAAKRLCNTGRIVGFDPNPICFQLYEHNLKNVGCDCFTALNLGLSEAKGCGELLLGKPGMSAFSTFAKATKTDPYIGNEKLLVEQLPLDDVLQNLDINRVDLAKIDVEGWETFVLRGAHQSINAGKFPLLMIEFTEANAVAAGSSTRELRRIIESFGYTLCSFNPTNFCLIPEPIRQQYYYANLFAVMDVEKVNKRLANADSEAVEVAKDIISRWDMAISAAKLQLTLIQEKQSSHELRQWVERSDAAIAEKSQIIQELQNSNKNLEVLLAAERQLVSNLQNQLKSVEVVHSTQINELS from the coding sequence ATGATAATAGTTGACGTAGGAGCTTATGATGGAAAATTTTCCATGCCATTTGCTCAAGATATAAACAATATTGTTTATGCAATTGAGCTAATTCCAGAACTGGTAGAACAAATTTGCTCACATAACAAGTCTAATATTCACGTTTTTTGTACAGCTATGGGAGAGCAAGAATGTGAATCTAGTTTTTATATAAACACAAGTAATTTAACATCATTTTTTTTAGCAAAATACTCTACTGGCAATTTAGAGTCGAACGTGGAAGAAATGGAATTTAAGACGAGAAAAGTCAATGTGACTCGTCTCGATACTTTCATAAAGCAAAATACAATTGCAGAAATAGATTTACTAAAAATTAATGCTCCTGGTTATGAATTCCAGGTGTTAAAGGGGGCAGGTAAATATATTCATTCTATTCAAAAAATTTTGATTCAAGTTTATAATAATTCTATCTATAAAAATGTAACAAGTAAAGAAGAACTTGTAGAATATTTAACTAATAAAGGATTTCGATTAGTTTATACCCCTTCATTAACTGAAGGGCTAAAAGAAAATTTAGAGTTTGTCAGGATAAATCGATATTCAATCGCTAATCAGCAGCTAGGATACTTTGATGTTAAAATTCCTTATGTTGGAGTCTTACGTACTCCAACAAATGATTGTGTTGGTCAATTCTTGGAGCAAGGTATTTTTGAGGGACCTGAACAAGCATTTTTATGGCTCTACTTGCGACCAGGCGATACTTTTTTTGATTGCGGCTCTCATGCGGGTCTTTTTTCATGTATTGCCGCAAAGCGATTGTGCAATACTGGTAGAATAGTAGGATTTGACCCAAATCCAATATGTTTTCAACTCTACGAACACAATCTTAAAAATGTAGGTTGTGATTGTTTTACTGCACTAAATTTGGGTCTGTCTGAGGCAAAAGGTTGTGGAGAACTTTTGTTAGGTAAGCCAGGGATGTCTGCTTTTAGCACTTTTGCAAAAGCAACGAAAACAGATCCTTACATAGGTAATGAAAAACTGTTAGTAGAACAGTTACCATTAGATGATGTATTACAAAATTTAGATATTAATAGAGTAGACCTGGCTAAAATAGACGTTGAAGGATGGGAAACATTCGTTTTGAGAGGAGCGCATCAATCAATTAATGCTGGAAAGTTTCCGCTTTTGATGATAGAATTTACCGAAGCAAATGCTGTAGCTGCTGGCAGTAGTACAAGAGAATTACGAAGGATTATAGAAAGTTTTGGTTACACTCTTTGTAGCTTCAATCCGACTAATTTTTGCCTGATACCTGAACCAATTAGGCAGCAATATTATTATGCAAATTTATTCGCAGTTATGGATGTAGAAAAAGTAAATAAACGCCTAGCTAATGCTGATTCTGAAGCTGTGGAAGTCGCTAAGGATATAATTAGTAGATGGGATATGGCAATTAGTGCTGCCAAACTACAATTAACTTTAATACAGGAAAAACAAAGTTCTCATGAGTTGCGACAATGGGTAGAAAGGTCAGATGCAGCAATAGCCGAAAAAAGTCAAATTATCCAAGAGTTACAGAATAGTAATAAAAATTTAGAGGTATTGCTGGCAGCAGAAAGACAATTAGTCAGCAACCTTCAAAACCAACTTAAGTCAGTTGAGGTAGTGCATTCAACGCAGATTAATGAGCTAAGTTAG
- a CDS encoding Nif11-like leader peptide family natural product precursor, which translates to MSKEAVINFYEAIFNSSELQQEIKAITRPEELTKLGARNGYYFTLEDITQADTASTLKNNKSLFRTNSSDADVSNNFPQFYHYEFEFSEIPGFEEIAQEFEKLKIKPSTVDLNLYEQNFREEDFKSTYVSPASPGFKQLYEELQNSYLDVPEPKPEYAWRPFHLINLDAYVEHPLYEDYFRTKVKLLKLLEDFFATDVRFSGSLWYPPNSYRLWHTNETQPGWRMYLVDFDYFEPNDEGEAFFRYMNPKTKELVTLEEKRKVVRFFKIENEPSKLFWHCIANTTKSNRWSLGFQVSGKWMEKLLPTY; encoded by the coding sequence ATGTCAAAAGAAGCTGTAATTAACTTCTATGAAGCCATCTTTAATTCATCAGAATTGCAACAGGAAATTAAAGCAATCACACGTCCGGAAGAACTAACTAAATTAGGAGCAAGGAACGGCTACTATTTTACGTTAGAAGATATCACCCAAGCAGATACTGCTTCTACTCTAAAAAATAACAAGTCGCTTTTCCGCACAAACTCTTCTGATGCTGACGTTAGCAATAATTTTCCCCAATTTTATCATTATGAGTTTGAATTCTCGGAGATTCCGGGGTTTGAGGAAATAGCCCAAGAATTTGAAAAACTCAAAATCAAGCCCAGTACGGTGGATTTGAATTTGTATGAACAAAACTTTCGGGAAGAAGATTTTAAGTCTACATATGTCTCCCCAGCTTCACCGGGATTTAAGCAGTTGTATGAAGAATTACAAAATTCCTATTTAGATGTCCCCGAACCTAAACCTGAATATGCATGGCGTCCATTTCACTTAATTAACTTGGACGCTTATGTAGAGCATCCGCTTTATGAAGATTATTTTCGGACAAAAGTGAAGCTGCTCAAGCTCCTAGAAGATTTTTTTGCAACTGATGTGAGGTTTTCTGGAAGCTTATGGTATCCCCCAAACTCCTATAGATTGTGGCATACCAACGAAACCCAACCTGGTTGGCGAATGTATCTGGTTGATTTTGACTATTTTGAACCTAATGACGAGGGAGAAGCATTTTTCCGCTACATGAATCCCAAAACTAAAGAGTTAGTTACCCTTGAAGAAAAGCGAAAAGTAGTCAGATTTTTTAAAATCGAAAACGAGCCAAGCAAATTATTTTGGCATTGCATTGCTAATACTACAAAATCAAATAGGTGGAGTTTGGGATTTCAAGTTTCTGGTAAATGGATGGAAAAATTATTACCAACTTATTAA
- a CDS encoding ABC transporter ATP-binding protein/permease — protein MNRLNLKPLKQFWAIAKLYWLGDEKIGAFGLLLLIGLLLLGYTALSVILNEQQGNLISALSKQDSQRFWQAVLVFLEVLVVYVPLYAGYGYLVNKLGIFWRRWTTSYFLDKYLKNRGFYYLSSNKEIDNPDQRISEDIKGFTQNALGFFISLIQGGLQLIAFSGVLWNIYKPLVLLIVAYILLGTVIVIVIFGKPLVRLRFEQLKKEANFRFSLLRIRENSESIAFYRGEVQESSYANKLFNEVFENFNRLILREFNLGLLTHLYQFLPVLLPAIILAPKILAGDMEIGKVSESIGAFMSVFNALNFIVYRFESLTGFVAGIDRLYTFNQYLEQQNKAKNRITVHIPTIDTVEDSRLAIKQLTLQTPNYLRTLVNNLSLELQSGQGLLVMGVSGCGKSSLLRAIAGLWNSGTGTIVRPNLSEMLFLPQRPYMILGTLRNQLIYPSNESQLNDDQLRRVLEQVGLPNLVERFGSLDVEQDWSDVLSLGEQQRVAFARLFITRPRYAILDEATSALDIKNEENLYQHLMKTGTTYISVGHRPTLVKYHHLLLELLENGRWKLSG, from the coding sequence ATGAATCGATTAAATTTGAAGCCACTGAAGCAGTTTTGGGCCATCGCCAAACTTTACTGGCTTGGAGATGAGAAAATAGGTGCATTTGGTCTACTGCTGCTTATAGGGTTGTTGCTATTAGGCTACACAGCCTTGAGCGTAATATTGAACGAGCAACAGGGCAATTTAATTTCCGCCCTATCCAAACAAGACTCGCAGAGGTTCTGGCAAGCTGTACTCGTTTTTCTAGAGGTTCTAGTGGTTTATGTTCCACTTTATGCTGGATACGGTTATTTAGTGAATAAGCTAGGGATTTTCTGGCGGCGGTGGACGACGAGTTATTTTCTAGATAAATATTTAAAAAATCGTGGATTTTACTACCTGAGTTCAAATAAAGAAATTGACAATCCAGATCAGCGGATTTCTGAAGACATCAAAGGTTTTACTCAAAATGCTTTAGGTTTTTTTATATCGCTCATTCAAGGAGGGCTTCAACTAATTGCTTTTAGTGGGGTTCTCTGGAATATTTATAAACCTCTGGTCTTATTAATTGTAGCTTATATATTGCTCGGTACTGTAATAGTAATTGTAATTTTTGGTAAACCATTAGTTAGACTGCGTTTTGAACAGCTTAAAAAAGAAGCCAATTTCCGCTTTAGTTTGCTCAGAATCCGCGAAAACTCTGAGTCAATAGCTTTTTATCGTGGGGAAGTACAAGAGTCAAGCTATGCCAATAAGTTATTTAATGAGGTATTTGAAAATTTTAATCGCCTTATATTACGGGAGTTTAATTTGGGTTTACTAACCCATCTTTATCAATTTCTTCCCGTCCTGCTTCCAGCAATAATTCTGGCTCCTAAGATTCTGGCAGGAGACATGGAAATTGGTAAAGTTTCTGAGTCTATAGGTGCTTTTATGAGTGTTTTCAACGCCTTGAATTTTATTGTTTATCGATTTGAGTCTTTGACTGGATTCGTGGCTGGAATCGACCGATTGTACACCTTTAACCAGTACCTCGAACAACAAAATAAAGCTAAAAACAGAATAACAGTCCATATACCGACGATCGATACGGTCGAAGACTCCCGCTTGGCTATTAAGCAGCTGACGCTGCAAACCCCTAACTATTTAAGAACCCTGGTTAACAATCTATCTTTAGAACTGCAATCAGGACAAGGACTACTGGTAATGGGGGTGAGTGGCTGTGGTAAAAGTTCGCTGTTGCGGGCGATCGCAGGCTTATGGAATTCAGGTACGGGGACGATCGTCCGCCCTAATCTTAGTGAAATGCTGTTTCTGCCCCAGCGCCCCTACATGATTTTAGGTACACTACGCAATCAGCTAATTTATCCGAGTAATGAAAGTCAACTCAATGACGATCAACTACGTCGTGTTCTCGAACAAGTCGGCTTGCCAAACTTAGTTGAGAGATTCGGTAGTTTAGATGTAGAACAAGATTGGTCTGATGTCCTTTCCTTGGGAGAACAACAGCGGGTTGCTTTTGCCCGTCTCTTTATTACTAGACCTCGTTATGCCATCCTCGATGAAGCTACTAGCGCTTTAGATATCAAAAACGAGGAAAATCTGTACCAACATCTTATGAAAACCGGAACGACCTACATTAGCGTCGGGCATCGTCCGACTTTAGTGAAGTACCACCATTTATTACTAGAACTGCTAGAGAATGGAAGGTGGAAACTTAGTGGTTAG